CCTGCTCATTACCGGAGAATGGCTGAGTTCCTGAAGGCTCTTGGAAGTCTCCTCCGGGATCTGGGATCTGGGGGCTATCTTGAGtgtttttgagaggagtctcttGTACCACTTCCCAGCAAGTCCCATTGACAATCTTCCTAAGTTTAACTCTCCCAACCTGCCCCTCCTCTGCAGAGTCTGAGTTAGGTGCCCTGACTTCAGGGCTCCGCTTCCTGCTCCCACCTGTCTTTCCCAGACCAGATGGGTTTGGGGTGCTCTGCAGAGGACTAGCTCTGCCTGGTTTTGGCTTGTCCTCTGGTGCTTCTTTATTTACACTCCTCTGCCGCCAAAGACGCCGGCCAGGGGTTGCAGGCACTGAGCTAGATCCACTTAAAATGCTGGAAGGCTTTGATGTGCAGATATCAGGAGACGGCTTTGAGCGACTGAGCCTGATCTTTCTGGGCAACAGGTGTTTGTCCACAGAGGGGTACAAGCTGGGTGGGGAGAGCACTGTAGGATCAAGGGCAGTGTCATTCTTGTTCTCTCTAGGCTCTTGACTATGGCTTGATGGTGAAGAGTTTTTTTCTTGTGGAGTTGGGCAGGCTCTGGCCTTCCTCTTGAGCAGAAGAGTGCCAGACAAATTGTCTGCATTCTGTCGGTTGTTCTCCTGGGGCCCCTCTTCCTTCCCCAAGGACTTCAATCTTATTGCCCCAAGAGGACAAGGAGCTTGAGTAGTGGGCAGTGGGGTGTGAGGGTGGTGGCTGGGTGTCACCACTCTGGCAGAGATTGGTGCAGCACTTGTTGGTTGTAAGCACTCTCGGTTCAGCCTTCGGCCCTGTGGGGCCTTCACCAACTTTCCACCCTCAAGCTGAAGGGATTCCAGCTCCGACACACGGAGCTGACGGGCAGCAGATAGCACATCCTGGGCTTCTTCTTGAGATACTTCCATTTCTGAGGTATACAAGAAGTCCACCAGCTTCCTAAGTGTGCTGATCTTCAGGCCACCCAGCTCTAGCACCACCTTCCCACCCTGAGCTGGCCTCTCCCGCTCCAGGCGCTCTGTGAAGAAGGGGCTACAAGCTGACAGGATGCAGCAGTGAGCTGGAACTGCCTCACCTGAAGGGAAACCCAAATACTTTTGTTATCAGGTAGACTGGCATGTTCATGGGCTAAGCATAGACATTACTACCCAAATGTACTGccccttcttttattttccttccatgggacttcaagtaaaagaaaaaaattgttcttcTGCCTGCCTGGAACCTTCTGCCATCACCTTTTGCctagctattatttttttttttttgagacagtctcgcttggttgcccaggctggagtgcagtggtgcaatctcagctcactgcaacctctgcctcccgggttcaagcaattctcctgtcttagcctcccaagtagctgggattataggcgcatgctgccacgcccggctaatttttgtatttttagtagagacggggtttcaccttgttggtcaggcgggtctcctgacctcaggtgatccacccgcctcagcctcccagagtgctgagattacaggcgtgagccaccgtgtcc
This genomic window from Pan troglodytes isolate AG18354 chromosome 9, NHGRI_mPanTro3-v2.0_pri, whole genome shotgun sequence contains:
- the BTBD18 gene encoding BTB/POZ domain-containing protein 18; translation: MCSPASPKILYRNPRFLRLAFLQLHHQQQSDVFCDVLLQAEGEAVPAHCCILSACSPFFTERLERERPAQGGKVVLELGGLKISTLRKLVDFLYTSEMEVSQEEAQDVLSAARQLRVSELESLQLEGGKLVKAPQGRRLNRECLQPTSAAPISARVVTPSHHPHTPLPTTQAPCPLGAIRLKSLGKEEGPQENNRQNADNLSGTLLLKRKARACPTPQEKNSSPSSHSQEPRENKNDTALDPTVLSPPSLYPSVDKHLLPRKIRLSRSKPSPDICTSKPSSILSGSSSVPATPGRRLWRQRSVNKEAPEDKPKPGRASPLQSTPNPSGLGKTGGSRKRSPEVRAPNSDSAEEGQVGRVKLRKIVNGTCWEVVQETPLKNTQDSPQIPDPGGDFQEPSGTQPFSGNEQEMSPTRTELCQDSPMCTKLQDILVSASHSPDHPVVKSEFESSPELVEKEPMLAIDCREPYAFDTALLEQPCEAEEYRITSAAATSELEEILDFMLCGSDIEPPIGSLESPGAEGCRTPTYHLTETGKNWIEGEEWCLPDMELWPRELTELEKEPAGENREPTELLSPLVMPSEVSEVLSVGGRWTPDLEITSSQPLDGQEDKLLHVSSLDTPQRSYGDLSPPCSNWVETGLEVSLTTDELLYPSPKAGKEVSGHSELLGSLPASSEEEEIDVVDWTAEGRLVPTTVPSVWPDPSSESETEVDILT